One part of the Nocardioides zeae genome encodes these proteins:
- a CDS encoding DUF3048 domain-containing protein, with product MRGTRADRVRAGLVSTAVTGLLLSGCSSEFDSAAPETEEPAASASTSAAPTTWPYLGTPLAGGDATQPVLVVKIDNTSRAAPQEGLGQADLVVEELVEGGSTRLAAFFQSAYPDEVGPVRSMRATDIGIVPSDGSTTIVTSGAAQRTIARIDEAGIPFVEEGAPGFSRAADRAVPYNLVADLTEIEPTAAGGDRPADYLAWGESDAYAAGTPATEIDVRFSPDHTTSWELDGEQYVVDDAFSADGDGFSADTVLALEVDVVDAGYLDPAGNPVPESVLEGSGTATVVHGGRAVAATWTKASPSASLALTTSDGAVLTVPPGRTWIELVPSGTGSVDVG from the coding sequence ATGCGTGGGACGAGGGCGGATCGGGTGCGGGCAGGGCTCGTGTCGACCGCGGTGACGGGGCTGCTGCTGAGCGGGTGCTCGTCGGAGTTCGACTCCGCCGCACCCGAGACGGAGGAGCCGGCGGCGAGCGCGTCGACGTCCGCCGCGCCCACGACGTGGCCCTACCTGGGCACCCCGCTGGCCGGCGGCGACGCGACGCAGCCCGTCCTGGTCGTCAAGATCGACAACACGTCCCGGGCGGCGCCCCAGGAGGGCCTCGGCCAGGCGGACCTCGTCGTCGAGGAGCTCGTCGAGGGCGGCTCGACGCGGCTCGCGGCCTTCTTCCAGTCCGCCTACCCCGACGAGGTCGGTCCCGTCCGCTCGATGCGGGCCACCGACATCGGCATCGTGCCGTCGGACGGCAGCACCACCATCGTCACGAGCGGCGCCGCCCAGCGCACGATCGCGCGCATCGACGAGGCCGGCATCCCCTTCGTCGAGGAGGGCGCGCCGGGCTTCTCGCGCGCCGCGGACCGCGCGGTGCCCTACAACCTCGTCGCCGACCTCACCGAGATCGAGCCGACGGCCGCCGGCGGCGACCGACCGGCCGACTACCTCGCCTGGGGCGAGAGCGACGCGTACGCCGCGGGCACGCCCGCCACGGAGATCGACGTGCGCTTCTCGCCCGACCACACGACGTCGTGGGAGCTCGACGGGGAGCAGTACGTCGTCGACGACGCGTTCAGCGCGGACGGCGACGGGTTCAGCGCGGACACGGTGCTGGCGCTCGAGGTCGACGTCGTCGACGCGGGCTACCTCGACCCGGCCGGCAACCCGGTGCCCGAGTCGGTGCTCGAGGGCAGCGGCACCGCGACGGTCGTCCACGGTGGCCGGGCGGTCGCCGCCACCTGGACCAAGGCGTCCCCGTCCGCCTCGCTGGCGCTGACGACGAGCGACGGTGCCGTGCTCACCGTGCCGCCGGGCCGCACCTGGATCGAGCTGGTGCCGAGCGGCACCGGGAGCGTCGACGTCGGCTGA
- a CDS encoding DUF3039 domain-containing protein has translation MSTRIGFSPDTSGGTSVIEDRRTVPTDEGDHERFSHYVPKDKLTEAMVMGTPVIALCGKVWVPSRAPEKYPVCPDCKEIWESMGDDAGSGDKA, from the coding sequence GTGAGCACGCGCATCGGATTCTCTCCCGACACGAGTGGCGGCACGAGCGTCATCGAGGACCGGCGGACGGTCCCGACCGACGAGGGCGACCACGAGCGCTTCAGCCACTACGTGCCGAAGGACAAGCTCACCGAGGCGATGGTCATGGGCACGCCCGTGATCGCGCTGTGCGGCAAGGTCTGGGTGCCGAGCCGCGCGCCGGAGAAGTACCCGGTGTGCCCGGACTGCAAGGAGATCTGGGAGTCCATGGGGGACGACGCCGGCTCGGGCGACAAGGCGTGA
- a CDS encoding YqgE/AlgH family protein, whose translation MAPLHSGMLLVAAPELQDPNFEQSVVLLLDADDEGALGVILNRPSPVLVADVLEGWRDLAVEPDVLFQGGPVSVDGALALARPTDPGTPPVGFREVVDGLGVLDLDTPVELVADGLAGLRVFVGYAGWGPGQLEDEVAEGSWYVVPGHIGDVFALDPAELRRDVLRRQPGSLAWVSTRPVDPSQN comes from the coding sequence ATGGCCCCGCTCCACTCCGGCATGCTCCTGGTCGCCGCCCCGGAGCTGCAGGACCCGAACTTCGAGCAGTCCGTCGTGCTGCTCCTCGACGCCGACGACGAGGGCGCGCTGGGCGTGATCCTCAACCGGCCCTCGCCGGTGCTCGTCGCCGACGTGCTCGAGGGGTGGCGCGACCTGGCGGTCGAGCCGGACGTGCTCTTCCAGGGCGGCCCCGTCTCCGTCGACGGGGCGCTCGCCCTGGCCCGCCCCACCGATCCGGGGACCCCGCCCGTCGGCTTCCGCGAGGTCGTCGACGGTCTCGGGGTGCTCGACCTCGACACGCCGGTGGAGCTGGTGGCCGACGGTCTCGCCGGCCTCCGTGTCTTCGTCGGGTACGCCGGCTGGGGACCCGGCCAGCTCGAGGACGAGGTGGCCGAGGGCAGCTGGTACGTGGTGCCCGGGCACATCGGCGACGTCTTCGCGCTCGACCCCGCGGAGCTGCGGCGGGACGTGCTGCGGCGGCAGCCGGGCTCCCTCGCCTGGGTCTCCACGCGCCCCGTGGACCCGTCCCAGAACTGA
- a CDS encoding TetR/AcrR family transcriptional regulator — MSKPSSKASAASKLLRGGLPSVPGAGRRAQFSAATKRALVDVAERLFTEDGYTGTSLDAIVAGAEVTKGALYHHFNGKRALFEAVFERVEGEAVRVIQAAMKAHRDPWDKAVAGLRAFVDVVQQPGYRRVVVQEAPTVLGHEGVREQGERSSLAVVHDLVDQLLVDRDRPVDAGLVSTFSRILFGALAAAGEVVAESDEPTDASRRVEIAFGYLISGMQLLREAGVGLPTADELADPAAPSPIPASADEPQD; from the coding sequence ATGTCGAAGCCGTCCTCGAAAGCGTCCGCCGCCTCCAAGCTCCTGCGGGGCGGACTGCCCTCCGTGCCCGGAGCGGGTCGGCGCGCCCAGTTCTCGGCCGCGACCAAGCGCGCGCTGGTGGACGTCGCGGAGCGCCTCTTCACCGAGGACGGCTACACGGGCACCTCGCTGGACGCGATCGTGGCCGGCGCCGAGGTCACCAAGGGTGCGCTCTACCACCACTTCAACGGCAAGCGCGCCCTGTTCGAGGCGGTCTTCGAGCGGGTCGAGGGCGAGGCCGTGCGCGTGATCCAGGCGGCGATGAAGGCGCACCGCGATCCCTGGGACAAGGCCGTCGCCGGCCTGCGCGCCTTCGTCGACGTCGTGCAGCAGCCCGGCTACCGGCGCGTCGTCGTGCAGGAGGCGCCCACGGTGCTCGGCCACGAGGGCGTGCGCGAGCAGGGCGAGCGGTCGAGCCTCGCGGTCGTCCACGACCTCGTGGACCAGCTCCTCGTCGACCGCGACCGGCCCGTCGACGCGGGCCTCGTGTCCACCTTCAGCCGCATCCTCTTCGGCGCCCTCGCGGCCGCCGGCGAGGTCGTCGCGGAGAGCGACGAGCCCACCGACGCCAGCCGCCGGGTGGAGATCGCCTTCGGCTACCTCATCAGCGGCATGCAGCTGCTGCGCGAGGCAGGCGTCGGCCTGCCGACGGCGGACGAGCTCGCCGACCCCGCGGCCCCGTCCCCCATCCCGGCGTCCGCGGACGAACCGCAGGACTGA